Genomic DNA from Mastomys coucha isolate ucsf_1 unplaced genomic scaffold, UCSF_Mcou_1 pScaffold16, whole genome shotgun sequence:
tcatacaatatatttccctTCTCAGCCATTGCTCCCAAAAtgatgactctgagactaattattaAGAAATTAATGCATTCGCGATTAATTTTCATTCATTCCTTGACTTGCTCTTTGTTGGCTCCCTTTGTTCTGCCTGAATGCTGCAACAAACTAACCACGTTCCTCTGCCTGAGCTCTGAGAATCGAAAGTGAACTGACAGTCCCTGGCTGAAGCCAGCtactgtggtgcaagacaataagCTACTGCAACTGCTACTGAAATCTAAGACAGACTTACAGCTAACTTCTAAGCCTACTGTTTGAAGTCCTTGCACCATAAACAGACTGCCTGCTTAAACAGACCACCTGAGATGTATTTGCTGCTGAGGAACAGCGTCCCTTCATCTGCTactgtgtttatgttatgcatggTGCTAAGTTTGagtgttgtggtttcatttttgccgcctgctataaaaactcatttcaccccaagtaaagcacgcTTTGATACATTGTCTTGGcatccttctctttgtttctcaacccatttatccCACAGGTCCAGTCCAATCTCCAGTTCGAAGCAACCCACGACCGTGTAGATCTGCTGGTCAGACACTACAGCTCTTAACTTATTTAACCACTTAAACTATTCTTATTTACCACTTGGTTAGNNNNNNNNNNNNNNNNNNNNNNNNNNNNNNNNNNNNNNNNNNNNNNNNNNNNNNNNNNNNNNNNNNNNNNNNNNNNNNNNNNNNNNNNNNNNNNNNNNNNNNNNNNNNNNNNNNNNNNNNNNNNNNNNNNNNNNNNNNNNNNNNNNNNNNNNNNNNNNNNNNNNNNNNNNNNNNNNNNNNNNNNNNNNNNNNNNNNNNNNNNNNNNNNNNNNNNNNNNNNNNNNNNNNNNNNNNNNNNNNNNNNNNNNNNNNNNNNNNNNNNNNNNNNNNNNNNNNNNNNNNNNNNNNNNNNNNNNNNNNNNNNNNNNNNNNNNNNNNNNNNNNNNNNNNNNNNNNNNNNNNNNNNNNNNNNNNNNNNNNNNNNNNNNNNNNNNNNNNNNNNNNNNNNNNNNNNNNNNNNNNNNNNNNNNNNNNNNNNNNNNNNNNNNNNNNNNNNNNNNNNNNNNNNNNNNNNNNNNNNNNNNNNNNNNNNNNNNNNNNNNNNNNNNNNNNNNNNNNNNNNNNNNNNNNNNNNNNNNNNNNNNNNNNNNNNNNNNNNNNNNNNNNNNNNNNNNNNNNNNNNNNNNNNNNNNNNNNNNNNNNNNNNNNNNNNNNNNNNNNNNNNNNNNNNNNNNNNNNNNNNNNNNNNNNNNNNNNNNNNNNNNNNNNNNNNNNNNNNNNNNNNNNNNNNNNNNNNNNNNNNNNNNNNNNNNNNNNNNNNNNNNNNNNNNNNNNNNNNNNNNNNNNNNNNNNNNNNNNNNNNNNNNNNNNNNNNNNNNNNNNNNNNNNNNNNNNNNNNNNNNNNNNNNNNNNNNNNNNNNNNNNNNNNNNNNNNNNNNNNNNNNNNNNNNNNNNNNNNNNNNNNNNNNNNNNNNNNNNNNNNNNNNNNNNNNNNNNNNNNNNNNNNNNNNNNNNNNNNNNNNNNNNNNNNNNNNNNNNNNNNNNNNNNNNNNNNNNNNNNNNNNNNNNNNNNNNNNNNNNNNNNNNNNNNNNNNNNNNNNNNNNNNNNNNNNNNNNNNNNNNNNNNNNNNNNNNNNNNNNNNNNNNNNNNNNNNNNNNNNNNNNNNNNNNNNNNNNNNNNNNNNNNNNNNNNNNNNNNNNNNNNNNNNNNNNNNNNNNNNNNNNNNNNNNNNNNNNNNNNNNNNNNNNNNNNNNNNNNNNNNNNNNNNNNNNNNNNNNNNNNNNNNNNNNNNNNNNNNNNNNNNNNNNNNNNNNNNNNNNNNNNNNNNNNNNNNNNNNNNNNNCCTGACTGGAAATTTGCccattcctgtttctgtttcatcCTTCCAGCCCTGTGAGCACCAGCATAATGACACCCAAGAGGAAGGGAGCATAGGACAGAGAGCCAGAGGGGCTTTAGGAGAGAGCTAATGGGACCCTATCAACATCAAGATATGGCATCCCTAGGGAGTTGGACATCCCACCTCATAAAGAATGATGTGGAGAGACAGGGTTCAATGGGCTAGTGGGAACTGGATCAGAAACAAAAGTTGGATTCTCCATTGAAAGGCgttgaggagggaggagggcacATGTATGTCATTTATCAATCTGAGGGTGAGTGTGGCGTGATCATTATGGAGGTCAGGTAGGAAAGAGTGATTCCTTATTCCAAAGCCATGCCAGATTTGGCACCTGGGGTCCCAGGTAGTAAGTGCTTCTAGGTATTGGGGgctgaaagaaaagaatgggaTTACATGTGCAGGGGGCAGTGAGAGGGtccacaggaaggaggaaagctgGGTCTGCTGTAAGATTTCAAATGGTTCTCAGGATGGGAGTTGGGATAGGAGATCAGGATCCTGTAAGCTGGCTTTTACAGGGATGGGAGTGAGGCTAGAGAGTATAATGAAAGACAAGAAGAATAATGCAAACCAAGTACTTGGGTAGTAGTACTTGGGTACCCAGAGTCCAAGCAATAGAGTGTTTCTAGATATATGCTACTCTCACAAAgggatgggaggagacaggatAGCTGTGCCTGGTGCAAGGCTCCAGGAGTTACCATTGAATGGAGTAGGTAGGGTAGTAGCAGAGGCTACTGCATTCTCTGATCCATTTTGAAATGGGATCTTTTACTCTTTTTGCAAGTCTCTAACTTCAAACAACACTGAGAGTTTAATTAATGTATTTCCTCCTTTCATATCCTTTGAGAGTTAActcttgtctcttccttctttctctctctctttcttcctttctttttctctctctctttcttccttctttccttccttccttccttccttccttccttctttcctttctttctttctttctttctttctttctttctttctttctttctttctttctctctttctctctttcttctcattttttcaGAAAagtgtttctccatgtagctctgtcCTAAAATTCACTTTGTAGTTATGAACTCAGAGGTCTTCCAGCTTTTGCCTGAAAATTAACTGCCCAGGCTGAAAATTTTCTCTTCAATGCTAACATTTCCTCAAGATGAACTGAAATACATACCTTTACTAATGTCACTTTTTAACATGACAGTAGAAAACAGAGGGTAGGAGCAGGGACtatcagacacagacacagtgtCTGCATTCAGTTTACAAGTTCAATTGAAGgggtggagagaaggctcagctgaTAATGCTCTTGTCCTAAAGCCTGATAATCAGAGTTCAGTCCTTGGGACCAGCTCCAATATGTTGTCCTTTCACCTCTGTATATACCTGCTTTGGTTTACATGCAGGAGCAGATAAGTGCCACACTAACTAAATAAAGAAATGCCTTTTATAATAGTAACAttcatatacttacacacatgtatttacaaaaaatattttaggttaGACAGGGAAAGAACTGCAACTTAtattgtttgaaaagaaaagtcTAGATTGATGTAAAAATGGAGCCATTGCAGGTTCACAGTAATTTCCTTCTCAGAATTGATATTAGATGGCATTAATGAATGATTCGTTACAGCTTATTTGATGAGAGGATCATTTTAGTGTCTGAAACAAGAGTTAATCCTGGGGTAGTGTTGTGGGTCAGTAAGGCATGAGGCTTAGTGCCGGTTTTAACACAGATTAACCGATGATTCACATATCTTCTTTTGCATGTTTGAGTAAGGCCCAACCAAAAAGGTGTTTGGCATAGCTCAAGATATGGGGCGTCTAAACCCTCATGTCCATTTCCTGGATGAGGTGTTGAAGTTCATTCCCCTGAATAAATGAGATATTAGCCTGGAGGTAGTGCTATCTGCCTTTAATACCTGTACATGGGATGCAGATCCAAGAAGATCTCTGTtagtttaaggctagcctcatctacagagtaagctctaggaaaaccagggctacacagcaaaaccatgtgtcaaaacaaagcaaacaagcaaacacacacactaaaaacaagGCAGAAGTGGAATGGTCTTGTCTGGTATGATTCTCTGTGTGGCAGATGCCTGCCATCAGGTCAGACAACTGACTGACACTGTTGCTAACTCCCTGGTCCTCTTATTACCAGAGTTGGTTGGTGTGAACATCTGTCTCATCTTCATCAGAACTTTTGTTGTATCTACAATATTCTTTCCTTTATTGGGTGAATCTCCACAGATCCAGATGAAAAGTAGCATAGAACCATGGTAAGAAGATTTATATGAACTTAGAATGCCAAGAAAGGCTCAGAAAAGANNNNNNNNNNNNNNNNNNNNNNNNNNNNNNNNNNNNNNNNNNNNNNNNNNNNNNNNNNNNNNNNNNNNNNNNNNNNNNNNNNNNNNNNNNNNNNNNNNNNNNNNNNNNNNNNNNNNNNNNNNNNNNNNNNNNNNNNNNNNNNNNNNNNNNNNNNNNNNNNNNNNNNNNNNNNNNNNNNNNNNNNNNNNNNNNNNNNNNNNNNNNNNNNNNNNNNNNNNNNNNNNNNNNNNNNNNNNNNNNNNNNNNNNNNNNNNNNNNNNNNNNNNNNNNNNNNNNNNNNNNNNNNNNNNNNNNNNNNNNNNNNNNNNNNNNNNNNNNNNNNNNNNNNNNNagaagaagaagaagaagaagaagaagaagaagaagaagaagaagaagaagacaaagaaggaggaggagagaggagaaagaggtgtCAGGTGGAGAATGTTAATTCCCCACTAGAAGAGAGTGTCCAAAAGGGATCAGGTCCAACCCATTTTCAGGTGTGGAGAGAAGACGCTTCCAGATGGCAGCATTTCTAAATGCAACAAATTGGGTTCAAATGCACATACTATCCTTAAGCCAAGGGTTCTGAGAGGCAAGCACTCTTGCAGAAAGTGAATGAGAAAAATGGAGCATTGTTAAGGACAGTTCACTGAGAACTTACCTGCCTCAGAACACAACAGCACAGGTTTCTTCTAAATAAGACCAGGCTGGAACCTAATGCCTAGTCTCTTAACCAATATCTCTTTATGTGCAGTTGATAAAACCATGTTCTGAAACGGTAGAATCCCTCTATCCAAAACTGCTGGGAGCTCCCCTGCATCTACCTTAAGCCTTCAGCCACTGATTAGGCTTGTCAAATCCTGGTCCTAGAGTCTGGGATTTGAGGGCCCAATACCTATGCTTTACAAAGAGAAAACTAAGAGGCAGTAGCTTGTAAAGTTGAAtgggtttgtttatatttctgtgtAGACAAGCCTCTCTCCACCTTTCTAACAACAGTGCTACAATTTAATGTAAAAGCTGTAACAAAAATCATCAAATAGACGTGAGAAGATTGAGCTGTGAGAAAATGTGTAACTCTGggaaagttcttttttttaaattagatattttctttatttccatttcaaatgatatcccctttcccagtttcccctctgaaaaaaagacctattccctccccttcctccctctccctgctcaccacccacccttccctgcttcttggccctggcattcccctacactggggcatacagtCTTCACattgcctctcctcccattgatgactgactagcccatcctctgctacatatgcagctgggggcATAAGtcctaccatatgtactctttggttggttgttaagtccctcagagctctgagggtactgcttagttcatattgtcattcctcctatggggctgtaaaccccttcagctccttttgtcctttctctagttccttcattggggaccctgtgctcagtccaatggatacctgtgagtctctacttctgtattagtcaggcactggcagagcccctcagcagacagctatatcaggctcctgtcaatcaGCAattgctggcatacacaatagtgtgtgggtttggtgattgtacatGGGAAGGATTCtttggtggggcagtctctggattgtccttctttcagtctctgctccatactttgtctctgtaactccttccatggatattttgttcccccttctaagaagggtcaaaatatccacactttgatctttcttcttcttgagcttagaggcctaatatccaatatatacaaagaactcaagaagttagactcctgagaaccaaataaccctattaagaatGGGgcaaagagctaaacaaagaattctcaattaaggaataccaaatggctgagaagcacctaacgaaatgttcaaaatccttattcattagggaaatgcaaatcaaaacaaccctgagattccacctcacaccagtcagaatggctaggataaaaaactcaggtgacagtacatCCTGgggagattgtggagaaagaggaacactccttcatttctggtgggattgcaagctggtagaaccactctggaaatcagtttgactgttcctcaggaaattggacatatactaccagaggacccatctataccactcctgggcatatatccagaagatccTCTATCATGTcctaaggacacatgctccactatggatggatctggagaatattatcctgagtgaggtaaactgATCTCCAAAGAgcacatgtggtatgcactcactgataagtggatattagcccagaagtgtGGAACATCCAAGATACAatctgagaatattttttttttatttttagatggcTTCCCCTCCTGGACTGTGCAGAGAGGGGATCTCCAGAAGAAACCAAATCTGTAACATTCCTTCTGTCATAGTGCCTAGTACATAACATAGAGTAATCCATTCCAGTCATCTAGTACAAACTGGAAGGTCAATAGGTTGAAATTAGTCTCACATCTGAATCTGTTCTTGACTTTCCCTCAGTCCACTACAGATCCATGATCCCTTTCTGATTCCAGCATAACCATGTCTGGACATAGAAGGGACATAGAATTGTTTATTTATGGAAAATCACAATCGACAGATGATGTATTGACAATTATTTATTGTTCCTTTCATTGGGCTTCATAAAGCAAGCAGAATTTTCTGAAGGATATATATGTAATGAATGGGGAGAAAAATAATAGAGAGAGCTGTGAGGTacaagaggaggggaggagcttGGACCCAGGAGCAGGGCTCagctgcctgtgtgtctctgggcAGGTACTTCAGAAAGAAGTCTTGAGGCTGGGTCAGTGACTGGCAAGGCTTTTGGTGACTTAATTAAAACTCTAAGATACTCTTTATCAAAGGGAAGCAGCAGGATCTGGGTTGTGTGCCTGTCCCTGTTAGTGGACCTGATAACACCCAGGGCCAAGTTCCAGCCCCTTTTTCATCACTGAGACTTTGCTTCCAGTGTCTCACTGTGCTGCTTCACTAGTGTCCCAATCCACTCTGAGGTTTTCTGCTTGGCTTCCTCCCAGCTGGCAAGTGGCTCATAGCCCAGATTTTGCTGAGCTTTCTTATAGGAGAAAGTGAACGTACTATTTAAGAGTGTAACCAAGTGGCGGTTAAAGAGAGGCCGATACCTGTAGACTGGACTCAGCAGGAAGCTCACAGTTTCCAGCAGGAAGGCAAGCCAGTAgagcaggggcagaggaaggCTCCAGCTGGAATCAAGGTGGAAGCCCCACTCCTTGCTCAGGGTGCAATGTAAATCATCATAGCTTTGGTGAGGGGTGTCATCTGAGATATAGTAGAACTGTCCTTGGACGCTTGGTGACTTCTTGGGGTCTCGAAGGCCCCTGGCCGCCAGAATGTGTGCCCAGGCCACATTGCCCACATACACTGGGTTGGCTATGGAGAATTTGCCAGTAACACTCAGAATACCCTTATTTTTGAGAGCTGTAATTATTATGTTAGAAATGAATGGACTTCTCTCCCCATAAATGTACATGGGTCTTAAGGCACAAGTATGCAAAGTGCCACCATTTTTCAGGATGCTCCCATTGGCTGCCAGCACTGCCTTCTCGGCCATCTTTTTGCTGTATGGGTATGGATCAGACCATGTGCTTTCATGATGCTCTTCTTCATGACCATTCAGGACGATCTCCTTGTAGGAGTTGGGCCCTGCAACATTAAGTGAGCTGCAGAAGATGAGGGCTGGCACACTGGCTTGGACACAGGCCTCCAATAGGTTCTGGGTACCTAATCACAGACAACACACTGTCAGTGTCAGGAGATAAATCTAAGGCTCACTATGTTCACAGCTTCATTCTCATTTTCATCCTCTAGCCCAACAGAGCAACCTCTTCACTATTAAAGTATATCTTCTTTAAGTGTACTCACAGCTACCATGCTACAGCCAGGGGACCACAGATTGATTCCAGAGAGAGTATCTCCTGGCTTTGTGTTCACAGCACTGAGTGTGTACTTGCTTGTGTGcatgagtggtttttttttcattttttaactttaaaagacACCTAAAAGGTCTCATTTATTCATTCCTAATGTGTCTAtgaaataagtataattttatacataaagattcatacatgttttttaaatttacaaaaccAGAAGATCATTTCTTTGATTATGAACATGAACAGTTTTAGACTAAGAATTATTGAATTTTTAACATCATTCAGACTCAAGTACATTTGTGTACTGGTTCTATGCATATTACATAGACATAAGTACATTCATaagtacagttttattttattttattgttttgtgtttttcatttgatGAGACTATCATGAAGGAGACAAATGACTATTGGATTTGGGGAGATATAGAGATACCGTTGTGTTCCTGATTATACCCACAATGTTATAGCATTCTAATTTCTATCTATGAGTTCATTTACCCAGTTATATAAAGTAGAGGTGATAAATATTCCTTCTAGTTTTCATTCTGGAAACCAGAACTGACTGACCTTATCTGTTGCTCTCAGCAGAAACATAAAGAGTCTGTGCACCTCCTACTGGGCATTTCTACAATGGCAGAATATTGTGAGGCCCCAAAGCTGTAGCAGAACTAGCAGCATGAAGAGCAGGCACCTGCGAGGTCTAGATCTGGCTCATAGGAAGTGATGGCTCTAGAGTTGTCAGTTGTTGGGAGTTGGAGTCCAGCCTCCCTGGCATGGAGGACAGACCTCACATCCTGTGTTGCTTGCTTTCTATCTGCTAGGCCCTGGCTGTGTAAAAGCACTGAACTCTACCAGCAGGATCTAGTGAGCAGAGGCATTAGACTCAGAGTTTGGCAAGTGCTCCATGCAAAAGCATCCCTTCCTAGTCTGTGTTGACATTTTTAACCACTCTACATTCACCTTGTCCTCTCCATATACTACCTTTCAGATTGACGTCTAGGATATTCTGTCTGGGAATGACACCAGTGACATCAATGATGGCAGCAGTGTGGATGACAACAGAGATTCCCTGGCAGGCTCTCTTCAGATACTGGGCATCAAGAATATCTCCTTCCAACAGTGTCACTTTGATGTTTGTCCGTAGGTCTGTGGAACACAAGGTAGGTCattgagaagtttctttgtggGCTGTACACAGGTACTAGGTATCTAGATTATCAAGAATTGTCATAGTGAGAAAAATATTGGAGAGGAAGCCTGACAtatagaaagagaggaaaacattctttcccaCTGCAGAAAAACAAATCAGATTAGGATGCAGTCAAATGTTCAAGAGAGTGGTAGGAAGTTGACTCATTCATCAAAGTGAATCAAGAGGTAATAGGGAGCTGCCTAGAAGTGGGATTAGTCATCAGAATGTCTGTCCCAGGGTTTGGATGAGAAATCCATTCCCAGCAGTGGcagcagaaaaggaagaaacacagaTGTGAGCCTTAGGTGTTCCCCCTGCCAGGGCTTGGTAGTTTCTGAGTCTGTCCTAAGCACAAAAGCAAGAGTTTACTCAGTAGCAATTGTTTTACTTAAATGATTCAGAGACATCAGAGGAATGGGCAATATAAttaggatgtggctcagtgtggATACAAAGGGATATTTCCTCTGAGACACTATCAAAACAGATGTCAATGCTATAACTGAGGCTTTTTCAGGCCTGTATTCCTTTTTACCTTCTATCTCAAGGCACTGCAGACAGTACTGGTATATTCAGATGCTGAATTCTGCACACAGTACTGTCCACTTGttgattaaaacaaaatgaactgtGTCACACACAGTCTTTGCCAGCCACCATGCGCTGGCTTATTAACTCTTACACAGCTTCAAGACTatacttcctttttttcctttccccacttCCTGGAGACTGATCCTTTTTACCCCATGTAATAAATGAGGAAAGTGAAGCTCAAGAAATCTGGGCACATAGTTATGGCTATACCCACTAATTATACCTCACTTGCTCTCTTCTGCAACCTGTGCCATTAGCCCATTCTAGGGCATTGCTTGGAGTCAATTTTTCAAAGACAGGTTAAGGTCATGGAAATGAACTGAAATTTCCCGTGAAGCCAAACAATGAGAAAGGCTGGAGAAATCCAGTTTGGAAGAAACAAATCGAATGGCTTGCTCCTAATTCTCTGCTAATTATATCCTATCCAGGCCCTCTCCTTTTGCCATACGACTCCAGGAAGGCCCTTAGAGAAAGGCAAACAAGGGACTGCTCAGAAGAAAGTAGGTACCTGCCTGAGGATTGGATTCTCTGATCATGGTCCTATCTACCCAGCACTCCCCTTCTCCCTTGCTACTGATTTTgaaaaccagtggttctcacccttcctaatgcttgaaccctttaatactgttcctaatgttgtggtgaccaccatccagaaaattatttccattgctattccataactgtaattttgctactgttacaaattataatgaaaatatctgatatgcaggatattagatatgcttttcctgtgaaagggtcatgcCACTCCCAAGGGGTCACTTGGCTGACTCACACTTTGAGATCTACTGCTTTAGATAGACTGCTTTAGTAATGTTGCTGTGATGAGAGAGGAGGAATCCAGACCTGTAGTGAAGTAGAGTCTCATCCATGAGCTATTTGAGGACTCTGAGATCCCAGGAGAGGGCCTATAGAGTATTTCCTAGTGGAGCCATAGCAGCACCCTTATCTAAGACACCTGGATGTGGCAGATATTTTCACAGCAACATCATGGAATGGTGCTGTCATATGAGATATGTCAGAAAGAGACCCAGAGAAGCTCTACCACACACTGGATGTGAAGAATATGAAGGCTATAGCTGGACTTCCTTGGCTCCAATCTAGTTTGTTTATTCTAGCTATGACATTTGGGGAATCCAGTTAACTTCTGCACTTGTTTATCTCCATCTGCATAAATAGAAGCTAGAAACATTAACTACGTTCCAGAAATGTTACCTATACCCAATGAGTTCTCACCAGGGTGTGCCACTACAGAGCCTGGCACAGAAAGGACACTTCTAGGAATCTCCACTCTTATGTTTAGGAATGGCCTCTTCTATCCATACCCACTGTGGAGCTATTCCTCTAGACTGAGCCTTGATTGTTTGCAAATATTGCTGAGACCTTAGGATTCCAACTAATAGAATTGGCTGTGCATTAATATTGCTTTCTGGAAGCAACACTTAAGCTgataaaggagagaactgatgctGGAATAGGTCAGAGACAAGGTGCAGAGGGTGGGTGTTGTCCCAGAGGGCTATGGAGGGCTCTGTGCAGAGCAGACCCCTATGCAATGTGCATTTACCCTTGAAGCTGAGAAAATGGCAAAGAACTAGCTTGGGTCGCATACACACAAAGGGAATGAAGACTCTAGAGCCAAGAGTTGACCCCTGGACCAATTCATGAAGCTTAAGTGAGGGACCTCTAGCTTGATCTGTGATCCTCATTAATCACAGGTCACTGCTGTAGCCGTTTTCTTTTCCCAACTTACAGTCCTCACTGTTCAGGTGGGTGCCCTTCTTTCCTACTTTTCCTGAAAGGTTATTTTAATGTCCTGAGGTTTTGAATAGGtggtaaaatatatttcaaattcaGTTGGTGCACTTGTGCCTAGAATAACAAATTGACAAAAGGTTAACAGCCTGCACCAGTGAATTCTGTAATCTTATTTGTAGTGATGATAAATTCCAGTGAGGAATGAGGACAAATGAATAAGAACTGTCCAGGCAAGGTGTGTACAGTCCTGTTTTGGTGGCTTTGTGTCTGTTCTTTGGTATGACCTCATGTGCTTGCTCAGAAATCTACTTTCTAAAttcccatctctgtgtctttctgcctGCTATCCATGCCCCCagccctctctctgtgtccttatATTTCAATCCCTTGCATgtactttttacttttatattttacttcccTCTAAGATGCTAAATGAAagaccaccccctcccccccaaaaaatcaaacaagcacTGAATAGCAAATAGATCATTAGCAATTAGAAGAAAGAGGGAGCTAGTTCTAAGCCCCCAGCTTAACAGTCTTTTTGGATATTACTTAGCAACTGGCAAGTCTACATTACATAGctacaggaaagagagagagaacttctcaGTTCAAACTCTGTCTCTCCCaaactgtg
This window encodes:
- the LOC116094200 gene encoding 3 beta-hydroxysteroid dehydrogenase/Delta 5-->4-isomerase type 4-like isoform X1, producing the protein MPGWSCLVTGAGGFLGQRIVQLLVQENDLEEIRVLDKIFRPETREEFYNLRTNIKVTLLEGDILDAQYLKRACQGISVVIHTAAIIDVTGVIPRQNILDVNLKGTQNLLEACVQASVPALIFCSSLNVAGPNSYKEIVLNGHEEEHHESTWSDPYPYSKKMAEKAVLAANGSILKNGGTLHTCALRPMYIYGERSPFISNIIITALKNKGILSVTGKFSIANPVYVGNVAWAHILAARGLRDPKKSPSVQGQFYYISDDTPHQSYDDLHCTLSKEWGFHLDSSWSLPLPLLYWLAFLLETVSFLLSPVYRYRPLFNRHLVTLLNSTFTFSYKKAQQNLGYEPLASWEEAKQKTSEWIGTLVKQHSETLEAKSQ
- the LOC116094200 gene encoding 3 beta-hydroxysteroid dehydrogenase/Delta 5-->4-isomerase type 4-like isoform X2, with the protein product MPGWSCLVTGAGGFLGQRIVQLLVQENDLEEIRVLDKIFRPETREEFYSTQNLLEACVQASVPALIFCSSLNVAGPNSYKEIVLNGHEEEHHESTWSDPYPYSKKMAEKAVLAANGSILKNGGTLHTCALRPMYIYGERSPFISNIIITALKNKGILSVTGKFSIANPVYVGNVAWAHILAARGLRDPKKSPSVQGQFYYISDDTPHQSYDDLHCTLSKEWGFHLDSSWSLPLPLLYWLAFLLETVSFLLSPVYRYRPLFNRHLVTLLNSTFTFSYKKAQQNLGYEPLASWEEAKQKTSEWIGTLVKQHSETLEAKSQ